The sequence TCGAAGGAGATAGACTACGCCGTCCTCGAAACCGACGAGCGGACGAGCGAGGAGGTGATGGTCGAGTTTCCGCTCCCGAGCGACGGCGTCGGCGACGTGATGGATGCGCTCCGGGACGCCGGACTCGAAGAAGACGAGTACACCGTCATGGGGAACGCCGAGACCGCCTCGACGCCGAACATGGAACGGTTGCAGAACCGATACGCTGGTGACTTCGACCCGCTGACTCGGAAGGAACTTCGGTCGAAGGTGCGGGACATGGCCCACGACCGCAACTCGTTCGTCTGGATGATATTCCTGAGCGCCATCATCGCGACGGCGGGGCTACTGCTCGACTCCCCGGCCATCGTCGTCGGGTCGATGGTCATCGCGCCGATGGTCGGGCCGGTCCTGACCGCGAGCGCCGGAGCGGTCACGGGCGACCGGCGGATGCTCGTGGACAGCATCAAGTTACAGGCGCTCGGGCTGGCGGTCGCGGTCGTCAGCTCGCTTGCGTTCGGCTACCTGCTCAAGTCGTTCTCGTTCGTGCCGCAGTTGCAGATTACCGCGCTCGGCCAGATTAGCTCTCGGGTCGCGCCGAGTCTCCTGACCGTGGCGGTCGGACTCGCCGCCGGGAGCGCCTCGGCGTTCGGCGTGACGACGAAGGGGCCGACCTCGCTCATCGGCGTGATGATAGCCGCGGCGCTGATTCCCGCGGCCGCGACGACCGGCATCGCTGTCATCTGGGGGTTCCCCGTGGTCGCGGCCGGGTCGCTGGTCCTCCTTCTGGTCTCGCTGGTCGCCATCAACGTCGCCGCGCTCGTCACGCTCTGGTATCTGGGCTACCGACCGAACGGGTTCGATCGGCGAGTACTCGCGGCCGACGGCCGTCGGCAGGCGGCGATTCTCGCAGTCGCCGTCCTCGCCGTCGCCGTCGTCGTCGCCGGGGCGGGATTTGCAACGTACCAGCAGATAACCTACGAGCGAACCGTCAACCAGCAGGTGAGTTCCGTCCTCGACAATCCGGCGTACACGAACCTCACCTACGTCTCGACCAACACCGAGTACGCCTTCACCGGCAACTGGTTCTCCTCGGAGACGGTCACGGTCACCATCAGTCGCACCTCCGACCGCGAGTACCCGCGACTGGCGACCCGGCTTCAGCGCCGCATCGACGCCGCGACCAGCCAGAATCCGTCGGTTCGGGTTCACTTCGTGGACTACGCGGTGGCGAACTCGACGCAGGTGTCGCTCTCAGGGCCGCGCGGCGAAGCGATTGCCTGACGCATCTCTCGTCCGAAACACGAATCGACGAAGTCGATGCAAAACGGCGTTGTCGTTGCGAATAGCGCCCGAAAACAGCTTTTCGACCGGCCGCGCGACGAAATTCGACCCGTCCCTATTCGCGGTCCTCGAACGGCAGCTCCGGTTCGTAACCGGTCGCGTCCACCGCGGCGTCCAGCACCGAATCGACGTTCTCGCCGTTCTCGACGCTCATGTAGGCGTCCGCGTCCACGTCTTTCGAGAGGTCGGACTTGTTACAGACCGTCAGGACCGACACGTCGCCGAAGCGGTCGGCGAGCGCGTCCCGCAGTTCCAGTTGCGCGTCGAGCGGGTAGCCACAGTACCCGCTGGCGTCCACGACGAAGACGATGGCGTCCGCGAGATGTGTGAGGGCAGAGACCGCCTGATTCTC is a genomic window of Halorussus salinus containing:
- a CDS encoding TIGR00341 family protein — encoded protein: MRLIHVLIPAERRGPILGALDSKEIDYAVLETDERTSEEVMVEFPLPSDGVGDVMDALRDAGLEEDEYTVMGNAETASTPNMERLQNRYAGDFDPLTRKELRSKVRDMAHDRNSFVWMIFLSAIIATAGLLLDSPAIVVGSMVIAPMVGPVLTASAGAVTGDRRMLVDSIKLQALGLAVAVVSSLAFGYLLKSFSFVPQLQITALGQISSRVAPSLLTVAVGLAAGSASAFGVTTKGPTSLIGVMIAAALIPAAATTGIAVIWGFPVVAAGSLVLLLVSLVAINVAALVTLWYLGYRPNGFDRRVLAADGRRQAAILAVAVLAVAVVVAGAGFATYQQITYERTVNQQVSSVLDNPAYTNLTYVSTNTEYAFTGNWFSSETVTVTISRTSDREYPRLATRLQRRIDAATSQNPSVRVHFVDYAVANSTQVSLSGPRGEAIA